A window of Erpetoichthys calabaricus chromosome 12, fErpCal1.3, whole genome shotgun sequence contains these coding sequences:
- the LOC127529947 gene encoding mast cell protease 1A-like, translated as MPGVCWSAITAICLGLAGVCGDKIIDGTEAPPHSRPYMAFLKIESYFNKYICGGFLIHQDFILTAAHCEGQKITVTLGAHNLSSNEMTQQQIQVQDIIPHEQYDEVTFANDIMLLKLNHSANLTHEVTTIRLPESGESLQPGTSCSVAGWGRNATKGRISDVLREVEVKVQKYCDSTKQICARGSGKKGACVGDSGGPLVCLGSGNLFTAEGIVSYGPDKCEDPDSNVYTKLSEYRDWIDQKMEASISV; from the exons ATGCCTGGAGTGTGCTGGAGTGCCATCACCGCCATCTGCCTCGGACTGGCAG GTGTCTGTGGAGACAAGATCATTGATGGGACTGAAGCCCCTCCCCACAGCCGACCCTACATGGCGTTTTTGAAAATAGAAAGTTACTTTAATAAATACATCTGTGGAGGGTTCCTTATTCACCAAGACTTCATCTTAACAGCAGCCCACTGCGAAGGACA GAAAATCACTGTGACTCTAGGGGCTCATAACCTCTCAAGTAATGAGATGACCCAGCAGCAGATACAAGTTCAGGACATCATCCCTCATGAACAATATGATGAGGTGACTTTTGCAAATGACATCATGCTTCTGAAG CTGAACCACAGTGCCAATCTCACACATGAAGTAACGACAATCCGCCTTCCAGAGAGTGGTGAGTCCTTACAGCCTGGTACCTCCTGCTCTGTGGCAGGATGGGGAAGAAATGCAACCAAAGGAAGAATCagtgatgtgctgagagaggtgGAGGTGAAGGTCCAGAAATACTGTGACTCAACTAAACAGATATGTGCAAGAGGCAGTGGGAAAAAGGGAGCTTGTGTC GGAGACTCCGGAGGCCCACTGGTTTGTCTTGGCAGTGGGAACCTCTTCACTGCTGAGGGAATTGTATCTTATGGCCCAGACAAATGTGAAGATCCTGACAGTAATGTCTACACAAAGCTCTCCGAGTATCGAGACTGGATCGACCAGAAAATGGAAGCCAGCATTTCTGTTTGA